Proteins encoded in a region of the Mycolicibacterium neoaurum genome:
- the urtB gene encoding urea ABC transporter permease subunit UrtB — protein sequence MDVLIGQLATGLSLGSILLLAALGLSLTFGQMGVINMAHGEFIMAGCYTTFVVQQIISNAGVSLIISLIVGFVIGGLFGVLLEVTLIQRMYHRPLDTLLVTFGVGLVLQQLARDIFGAPAVNVIAPSWLSGGFEIFGAVVPKTRIFILVLAVACVTALAVALKASPMGRRIRAVVQNRDLAETSGISSRKTDITTFFIGSGLAGVAGVALTLIGSTSPTIGQAYLIDAFLVVVVGGLGQIKGTVIAAFGIGFLNSVIEYNTTASLAKVILFVIIVIFLQARPQGLFTVRTRSLV from the coding sequence ATGGATGTCCTCATCGGACAGCTGGCAACAGGATTGAGCCTCGGCTCGATCCTGTTGCTGGCTGCACTCGGCCTGTCCCTCACGTTCGGTCAGATGGGCGTCATCAACATGGCGCATGGCGAATTCATCATGGCCGGTTGTTACACGACATTCGTCGTGCAGCAGATCATCTCCAATGCCGGTGTTTCGCTGATCATCTCGCTGATCGTCGGCTTCGTCATCGGCGGATTGTTCGGTGTCCTACTGGAAGTCACCCTGATCCAGCGGATGTACCACCGGCCGTTGGACACCCTGCTGGTGACCTTCGGCGTGGGACTCGTCCTGCAGCAGCTGGCGCGTGACATCTTCGGCGCGCCGGCGGTCAACGTCATCGCCCCGTCCTGGTTGTCCGGCGGCTTCGAGATCTTCGGTGCCGTCGTGCCCAAGACCCGCATCTTCATCCTGGTGCTGGCCGTCGCGTGCGTCACCGCGCTGGCCGTCGCGCTCAAGGCCAGCCCGATGGGCCGGCGGATCAGGGCGGTGGTGCAGAATCGCGATCTCGCCGAGACCAGTGGCATCTCGTCACGCAAGACCGATATCACGACCTTCTTCATCGGGTCGGGTCTGGCCGGCGTCGCGGGTGTGGCGCTGACGCTGATCGGCTCCACCAGTCCGACGATCGGTCAGGCCTATCTGATCGATGCGTTCCTGGTGGTCGTTGTCGGTGGCCTCGGCCAGATCAAGGGAACGGTGATCGCCGCGTTCGGCATCGGCTTCCTGAACTCGGTGATCGAGTACAACACCACGGCATCGCTGGCCAAGGTGATCCTGTTCGTCATCATCGTGATCTTCCTGCAGGCCCGCCCACAGGGC